TAGGCAGTGCCTAACCCATGGCAAACCTTAAGGATTGCGGCACCTAAGCTATGGACAACCCTTTCCAGTGAAGGTAGGTGATGGTAAGGTGACACCTAGCCATCACCCAAGCTATTGTATGCGATACCTACTTAGTTTTGAGGTCCTTAAACACTCCCAACACCCCCCACccataatataaatacatgatCTACCATCACTACAAGGGTCCTAAAGATCATTTTAGAAGTATCAAAAGAGTGTTACGACTACGgtgtgttacattatcccctcttgggatcattcgtcctcaaatgatgactcAGAACATAGTAAGCATGATTTTAAATACTAGATGGAAAGGAAAGAGTAGGATAGGATTTGTACCTTTTATATCGTCACCAACATTTTCAAAGAGAGTCGGTGACCTAGAACGTATCTCATTCTCCGACACCCAAGTAGCTTCCCCTGCCTTATGATTTTTCCATAACACCTTAACTAAAGCTATCTCCTTACTTCTTAACTTTCAGACTTGACGATCTAAAATAGCAACGGGTTCTTCCTCATATGATAATGAGTCTTTTACATTAACCTCTTCCACAGGCAAAACAAGAGAATGATCCTCAATATGTTTCTTCAACATTGATACATGAAACACAGAATGGACAGAAGCTAAACTCActggcaaatccaactcataagtaaCCCCATCAATCCTCCTCGTAATGTGATAAGGACCTATGTAACGAGGACTAAGTTTTTCTTTCTGaattgcatgactcccttcagaggggagacctttagaaatacccaatcactaacctcaaactccaactccctccTGCTaatatctgtataggacttttggcgactctgagctatcttaactCGCTCTCTAAtgaccttca
The sequence above is drawn from the Capsicum annuum cultivar UCD-10X-F1 unplaced genomic scaffold, UCD10Xv1.1 ctg35819, whole genome shotgun sequence genome and encodes:
- the LOC124891457 gene encoding uncharacterized protein LOC124891457, whose protein sequence is MEKVKVIRERVKIAQSRQKSYTDISRRELEFEKEKLSPRYIGPYHITRRIDGVTYELDLPVSLASVHSVFHVSMLKKHIEDHSLVLPVEEVNVKDSLSYEEEPVAILDRQV